The proteins below come from a single Etheostoma spectabile isolate EspeVRDwgs_2016 chromosome 4, UIUC_Espe_1.0, whole genome shotgun sequence genomic window:
- the obsl1b gene encoding obscurin-like protein 1 isoform X7 gives MDVFGGAPRFLAYPRPVVVQSGTDAVLKCQIGGDPRPAVIWERNNEKIDPQGRYRVFEDGNVYNLIISAVTTEDSGQYICKAKNSIGETYAAATLKVEGEAQEMEFREENKPRFLIKPLSTRAGRGDDAVFSCKLWGNPRPEVVWEKDGRKLNEIFESTHFTVGFQDGGWFQLKIFKTRAPDGGVYTCKARNEFGEALAGAVLLVDAGPGHEEEGNRNGYTNGHWKAHQGKQRSGRQVSNRLKDDTMTKSTKVKMFAVTEGKHAKFRCFVTGKPKPEIIWRKDGRLILSGRRYLLYEDREGYFTLKVLYCKQKDNGVYVCAASNTAGQTLSAVHLSVKEPPVQFKQPLIDLEVWERDLAVLECEVPEDSVAITWYLEDRRLQPGAKYGMEEWGTKRRLTIRDIGVDDDGIYLCEMPDGGRSIAEVAVKGTILRKLPRKVDVLEGENAAFCVEVEKEEMDIHWYKDAIELRETHQTILKSFGRTHILVFVNTMPQDSGLVTFLVGRSKTSSMLRVKAARHCPPSCPVGVQINTERANAALLSWVPAQDSRKNPPSGYVLERQEVGTGSQEWLQCLTTDSATSVEILGDSVPCEADYRFRICSVNKYGKSNNVEFPRAVHLVPVARIQAPLQDALVPEGQDAQFSIELSASVIGTWFLNGTQLQEDERYSMRRSRTHQSLRIRGVRDTDNGAEITFIAYGIRDSAALYIQAPLVKFSPMSEMDRNKFVEIGNPIVLYCELSDPAAPVHWYKNGVELQTMEGLHIQSEGTMRRIVIQSAEFSHSGVYCCDAIDDVIRFNVEVEAPPVRFSAIPDAEKNKTIETGNPIVLCCELSDPSAQVHWYKDGSKLNPQADVEILTDGLVRKLIVHSAEFYHAGSYCCKTKGDTITFSVDIKAPTVKFSAMPEEMRTKSIEAGSTFVLQCVVSDPEAHVCWYKDEMQLISNSGLEINSEGNIRTLVVQSAEMCHSGVYRCTTQDDTMEFQVEIKAIPVTYSTIFDVERTKSLEAGKLLELKCEVADSTVPVCWYEEAVKLCPQNDWDIQSNGTLKRLIIPSDEVLPSGLYSCETADDTNHFPVDIKAPMLPLSPSPEVVETPSLEATCPTEPTCETSDPDFQVDKEHDSNKEPDSEMGGIKKTLVIEPTHPSNSGAYYCATVDDVAQLIVNNQVPAPTYLLGPGVAKTESAEVDCQIVQQFEISDPIAKACWYKDGTQIYPKREADCESQSGSQTVPLQLHDLSDNGSFGCETSGDTQLNVDMKAEQRHCGDEIGEIADASAQYTVDVKATSPRLSSEQEKKSKEEAFPVEVDCMSSKCNSGTFCGERGDAQTYEEHSIPMPTSQSACGYMTEWIAPKQPRELSDNQQTTNAQSPVYCNSVKPSMMQSDTHHHTNKLRESHGEEFIYYLQHAKAQSEELDNSPQTAVKTDEICNVQQTAAVESEEATLKTLTVPSEELNSTKQMLTVQSELGNPLQTSTAQSEHHTNHKSDKFCNSLKTGTLQSEESFKSSNTVQPEESFKFSNNVQPEESFKSSNTVQPEESFKSSNTVQPEESFKSSNTVQPEESFKSSNTVQPEESFKSSNTVQPEESFKSSNTVQPEESFKSPNTVQPEESFKSSNTVQPQESFKSSNTVQPEESFKSSNPGQPEESFKSSHTGQPEESFKSSHTATVQPEESFKSSSTATVQSQESFKSSHTETVRPEEPLQSTHTGTIQLEEPFKTLQTAIVKSEECCSSIQLAAALSERLFDSLQTETVHSEGPYNSLWTATDKSEELNRLLQTSTVQLSTTSPQSLDLYNSEEAETGKRRKHYILQKSAHVTLDDHKGQAVPNCSKVLYQSMSTTVPAERHYTMKASEDQVDCIINSGQRPSSQFAVPQYVKQTPTVQSEEIYLSKTYDSHWSDSVTANKVAVEAPPVRITTHCEAERNKSVEVGEPIVLRCEISDPNAQVNWYKDGMNLRETAGQDILTEGSIRTLAIQSAMLSHSGIYSCKTTDDAMQFHVDVEAPLLKFSALSEGDQKKTVMTGFPIALQCELSDPTGQVSWYKDGTKLLPENGVDIQSEGNLRSLVVPSAERSHTGVYRCESKDDDIQFAVEVKAPPVTFVDIPEEDLFKSVVENEQLVLSCEVSRADGVVHWYKDGTEMQPCNNITMQAEGNTRNLTVHSAQLSDTGTYTCRAGDNVLMYKVNIREPPVVIIYPKEDVHLDRHVPEEIILSCELSRPNGVVSWYKDGQKLQESENIKLKIEGPYRRLKIISSGVEDSGEYVCDTADASIFFHLTITEPPVRIVSPSQSQMELCQQTSERMVLSCEISRPNAVVRWYRDGLEVEENDNLILEVDGVYRRLIIPETTVKDSAEYVCDTADESVTFFVNIAEPPVRFVRPRKMAGRVDKVVGETLVLDCEVSRSNAEVNWKKNGEEVEDSKNITILEDGVMRQLTVHSLTMEDAGKYVCDAKDDVMDFTVNVQELPVKILGKTDAKTEKQFLVSDDIILVCELSRPNASVSWYKDNQLIDNTERYCSEEQGVFRSLVVLNAGLEDSAEYTCDAVDDKMVFYITVKEPEVQIIGNSGHPEHHILVEGDDLILECEVSRSNAPVQWLCNGVILKPDTRIKIDSYEVVRKLVITGLQPSDSGKYICDAIDDKLTTIVEVQELPVKFENKKANNNVSAYENESVTLRAIVSRERANVRWVKDGQLLNGDNIHISSEGNTHKLTINPLQLSDSGEYVCDVNTDEMYFSLLVKEMKVKFIRPLENALSLEGSTLILRCEINKPKGDVQWLKAGHEISPSRRHTIRAQGRERSFTIHQLVKEDAGEYACESTDDRTSATVTVETPRVVEFIAELRNITVCEGEDAIFKCVVSPEDSRLVWSLNGKQVTLNERTVTSSNGLCHMLCIHNCMVSDSGRVTADAEGLVSEAELHVQEQQVLFTKKMTPVVAEEYSEATLEVEVSLDSGEVQWMRQGVLIHPGAKNTLKHKGRKHSLTIYNLAMSDRGTYSCETLHDRTQAQLTVEPRKITIKKGLTDIKTTERETASFEVELSHPDVQGTWMRNAIQLKPTNHFRMSSKGQVHSLTISNLSVEDTGTFMFCVDNLKTTARLVVKEPPVTIFRKLEDQKFPDGAVISIECELSRHNVDVKWIKNGVELKPSKDLRIYAMGRKRFLQIMKCHVSDSGMYTCDAGDTTTSCTVEVYERELLILQRLVDVDIQEDQNAVFVCEVSVEDVPGEWYKNGERIQPTSTIKIRQEGTKHFLLMCNVRAEDSGEIKFVTRHVESVASLEVEEIPVNIVKPLQDTTALEKSRVLLDCTVSNPRCSIRWYKGSNVVLPSERFEICSEGCYRKLIIQQVVLDDEGTYSVQVGEYTCSAKLTVEAQSVLMVSELKDVEVTAPGEACFECEVSVPVLKAPMWSLNGEPLQPSSRVRLEKMGTVHRLTLRQTSPDMSGVVEFTSGKAQSRAQLRVLSDP, from the exons AGCCACCTGTGCAGTTCAAGCAGCCACTCATTGATCTAGAAGTATGGGAACGAGATTTGGCTGTTCTCGAGTGTGAAGTTCCAGAGGACTCTGTTGCCATCACATGGTATCTGGAGGATAGACGACTGCAGCCGGGGGCCAAATATGGAATGGAGGAGTGGGGAACAAAACGGCGACTAACTATCCGTGACATCGGAGTTGACGATGATGGGATTTACCTCTGTGAGATGCCCGATGGGGGCAGAAGCATTGCAGAGGTTGCTGTGAAAG GGACAATTTTGCGGAAGCTTCCAAGAAAAGTGGATGTATTGGAAGGTGAAAATGCTGCCTTTTGTGTTGAagtggaaaaagaagaaatggacATACATTGGTATAAAGATGCAATAGAGCTGCGTGAAACCCATCAGACCATCCTTAAGTCTTTCGGTAGGACTCACATCCTGGTCTTCGTCAATACAATGCCCCAAGACTCTGGCCTTGTGACTTTCCTTGTAGGCAGATCCAAGACTTCCTCTATGCTAAGAGTGAAAG CGGCCAGACATTGTCCTCCGAGTTGTCCAGTGGGTGTGCAGATTAACACAGAGCGTGCTAATGCAGCTCTTCTCTCATGGGTTCCTGCTCAGGACTCACGAAAGAACCCCCCATCTGGATATGTGCTTGAGCGACAAGAAGTGGGCACTGGCTCACAGGAGTGGCTACAGTGCCTGACCACTGACTCCGCAACCTCTGTAGAGATCCTTGGTGACAGCGTACCATGTGAAGCAGATTATCGATTTCGCATCTGCAGTGTAAACAAATATGGAAAGAGCAACAATGTTGAGTTCCCTAGAGCTGTTCACTTAG ttCCAGTTGCCAGAATTCAAGCTCCCTTACAGGATGCCTTGGTACCCGAGGGGCAAGATGCCCAGTTCTCTATTGAGCTTTCTGCTTCAGTTATTGGTACATGGTTCTTAAATGGTACTCAGCTTCAGGAAGATGAACGTTATTCCATGCGTCGGTCAAGAACACACCAATCTCTTCGCATTCGAGGAGTACGTGATACAGACAATGGAGCCGAAATCACATTTATTGCCTATGGGATCCGGGATTCTGCAGCACTGTACATTCAAG cTCCTCTTGTCAAGTTTTCACCAATGTCAGAAATGGATCGAAACAAATTTGTAGAAATTGGAAACCCCATAGTGCTGTACTGTGAGCTGTCGGACCCTGCAGCTCCAGTGCACTGGTACAAGAATGGGGTGGAATTACAGACAATGGAGGGTCTGCATATCCAATCAGAAGGCACCATGAGAAGAATTGTCATACAATCAGCAGAGTTCTCACATTCGGGAGTGTATTGCTGTGATGCCATTGATGACGTCATCAGGTTCAATGTGGAAGTAGAGG CCCCACCTGTGAGGTTTTCAGCAATTCCAGATGCGGAGAAGAACAAAACCATTGAAACCGGCAACCCCATTGTTTTATGCTGCGAGCTCTCAGATCCTTCTGCCCAGGTGCACTGGTACAAAGATGGGTCAAAGCTCAATCCTCAAGCTGATGTAGAAATTCTAACTGATGGCTTGGTGAGAAAATTGATTGTCCATTCAGCAGAATTTTACCACGCTGGGTCATACTGCTGCAAGACAAAGGGTGACACCATCACGTTCAGTGTGGACATCAAAG CTCCAACTGTGAAGTTCTCAGCAATGCCTGAAGAAATGAGGACCAAGTCGATCGAAGCAGGCAGCACTTTTGTACTCCAGTGTGTGGTGTCGGATCCTGAGGCCCATGTTTGCTGGTACAAGGATGAAATGCAGCTCATTTCAAACTCTGGATTAGAAATCAACTCAGAGGGCAACATAAGGACGTTAGTTGTTCAGTCTGCAGAGATGTGCCACTCTGGTGTGTACAGATGCACTACACAGGATGATACCATGGAGTTTCAAGTGGAGATCAAAG CTATACCAGTGACGTACTCTACTATCTTTGACGTTGAGAGAACCAAGTCACTTGAAGCAGGCAAACTTTTGGAGCTGAAATGTGAGGTTGCAGACTCCACTGTGCCTGTCTGCTGGTATGAAGAGGCTGTAAAGCTCTGCCCGCAGAATGATTGGGATATACAGAGTAATGGCACGTTGAAGAGACTCATTATCCCATCTGATGAGGTCTTGCCCTCAGGGCTATACAGCTGTGAAACCGCTGATGACACTAATCACTTCCCTGTGGATATTAaag CTCCAATGCTGCCGTTATCACCCTCACCAGAGGTTGTGGAGACGCCGTCACTTGAAGCAACCTGCCCGACTGAACCAACATGTGAAACCTCAGACCCTGATTTCCAGGTGGATAAAGAACATGATTCTAACAAAGAGCCTGATTCTGAAATGGGAGGCATCAAGAAGACTCTTGTAATTGAACCAACTCATCCTTCAAACTCTGGAGCATACTATTGTGCAACAGTAGATGATGTTGCCCAATTAATAGTAAACAATCAAG TGCCAGCTCCAACATATCTGCTTGGCCCTGGTGTTGCGAAGACTGAGTCTGCGGAAGTGGACTGCCAAATTGTTCAGCAATTTGAGATTTCAGATCCCATTGCCAAAGCCTGTTGGTACAAAGATGGAACCCAGATCTACCCAAAAAGGGAAGCTGACTGTGAATCACAGAGCGGCAGCCAAACCGTGCCCCTTCAGTTACATGACTTGTCTGATAATGGGAGTTTTGGCTGTGAAACATCTGGTGATACACAGTTAAATGTGGACATGAAAG CAGAGCAGCGTCACTGTGGTGACGAGATTGGTGAGATAGCTGATGCATCTGCCCAATACACTGTGGATGTCAAAG CTACATCGCCGAGGCTCTCTTCTGAACAAGAAAAGAAGTCCAAGGAAGAGGCATTTCCTGTTGAAGTTGACTGCATGTCCTCAAAATGCAATTCTGGTACCTTCTGTGGCGAGAGAGGAGATGCACAGACATACGAAGAACATTCCATTCCTATGCCAACTTCCCAGTCAGCATGTGGATATATGACTGAATGGATTGCACCTAAACAGCCAAGGGAGCTCTCTGACaatcaacaaacaacaaatgccCAATCTCCTGTTTACTGTAACTCTGTAAAGCCATCAATGATGCAATCTGACACACATCATCACACTAATAAGCTCAGAGAATCACATGGTGAGGAATTCATTTATTATCTACAGCATGCAAAAGCCCAATCTGAAGAGCTTGATAATTCCCCCCAGACAGCTGTCAAGACAGATGAGATCTGTAATGTTCAACAAACTGCAGCGGTTGAATCAGAGGAAGCCACTCTCAAGACTCTAACTGTCCCATCAGAAGAGCTAAATAGCACAAAACAGATGTTAACTGTCCAGTCAGAGCTAGGTAACCCCTTACAGACTTCAACTGCCCAATCAGAACACCATACTAACCACAAATCAGACAAGTTCTGTAACTCTTTAAAAACGGGAACTCTGCAGTCAGAGGAGTCCTTTAAATCCTCAAACACTGTCCAACCAGAGGAGTCCTTTAAATTCTCAAACAATGTCCAACCAGAGGAGTCCTTTAAATCCTCAAACACTGTCCAACCAGAGGAGTCCTTTAAATCCTCAAACACTGTCCAACCAGAGGAGTCCTTTAAATCCTCAAACACTGTCCAACCAGAGGAGTCCTTTAAATCCTCAAACACTGTCCAACCAGAGGAGTCCTTTAAATCCTCAAACACTGTCCAACCAGAGGAGTCCTTTAAATCCTCAAACACTGTCCAACCAGAGGAGTCCTTTAAATCCCCAAACACTGTCCAACCAGAGGAGTCCTTTAAATCCTCAAACACTGTCCAACCACAGGAGTCCTTTAAATCCTCAAACACTGTCCAACCAGAGGAGTCCTTTAAATCCTCAAATCCTGGCCAACCAGAGGAGTCCTTTAAATCCTCACACACTGGCCAACCAGAGGAGTCCTTTAAATCCTCACACACTGCAACTGTCCAACCAGAAGAGTCCTTTAAATCTTCATCCACTGCAACTGTCCAATCACAAGAGTCCTTTAAATCCTCACACACTGAAACTGTCCGACCAGAGGAGCCCTTACAATCCACACATACTGGAACTATCCAATTAGAGGAGCCTTTTAAAACCTTACAAACGGCAATTGTCAAGTCAGAGGAGTGCTGTAGCTCCATACAACTGGCGGCTGCCCTGTCAGAGAGGCTTTTTGATAGCTTACAAACTGAAACTGTCCATTCAGAGGGACCCTATAACTCCTTATGGACTGCAACTGACAAATCAGAGGAGTTAAACAGACTTCTACAGACATCAACTGTCCAACTGTCTACTACATCCCCTCAATCATTGGACTTATATAACTCTGAAGAGGCAGAAACGGGCAAACGAAGAAAGCATTACATCTTGCAAAAGTCTGCGCATGTCACATTGGATGACCACAAAGGCCAAGCAGTACCTAACTGCTCGAAGGTACTGTATCAGTCCATGAGCACAACAGTCCCAGCAGAGAGGCATTACACCATGAAGGCATCAGAAGACCAAGTAGACTGCATAATTAACTCTGGGCAGAGACCATCTTCCCAGTTTGCAGTGCCTCAGTATGTTAAGCAGACACCTACTGTCCAATCAGAAGAGATCTATCTATCAAAGACATATGACAGTCACTGGAGTGACAGTGTCACTGCAAATAAGGTGGCTGTTGAAG CTCCACCCGTGAGAATTACAACACATTGTGAGGCTGAAAGGAACAAGTCTGTTGAAGTTGGTGAACCCATAGTGCTGCGGTGTGAGATATCAGATCCTAACGCTCAAGTTAATTGGTACAAGGATGGAATGAATCTACGTGAAACAGCTGGGCAAGACATCTTGACAGAGGGCTCCATAAGAACACTGGCTATCCAGTCAGCGATGCTGTCTCATTCAGGGATTTACAGCTGCAAGACAACAGATGATGCAATGCAGTTTCATGTGGATGTTGAAG CTCCACTTCTGAAGTTTTCAGCTTTGTCTGAGGGTGATCAGAAAAAGACGGTCATGACGGGCTTTCCCATTGCTCTACAATGTGAGCTGTCAGACCCCACTGGACAAGTCAGTTGGTACAAGGATGGAACAAAGCTCTTACCTGAAAATGGTGTAGACATCCAGTCAGAGGGAAATTTGAGGAGTCTAGTTGTCCCATCAGCCGAGCGATCTCACACTGGCGTTTACCGCTGTGAGTCAAAGGATGATGACATCCAGTTTGCTGTGGAAGTAAAAG CGCCACCGGTAACATTTGTTGATATCCCAGAGGAGGACCTTTTCAAGAGTGTTGTGGAAAACGAACAGCTTGTTCTGTCATGTGAAGTATCAAGGGCTGATGGTGTTGTCCATTGGTACAAAGATGGAACTGAAATGCAACCATGCAACAATATCACAATGCAAGCAGAGGGCAACACAAGGAATCTGACAGTACATTCAGCCCAATTGTCCGACACAGGCACATACACATGCCGTGCAGGGGACAACGTTCTAATGTACAAGGTTAACATACGAG AACCCCCGGTGGTGATAATCTACCCCAAGGAGGACGTCCACCTTGACCGTCATGTCCCTGAGGAAATTATTCTTAGCTGCGAATTGTCTCGTCCAAATGGTGTTGTCAGCTGGTACAAAGATGGCCAAAAGCTGCAAGAGAGCGAGAACATCAAGCTCAAGATAGAAGGCCCTTATCGACGGCTGAAGATTATTTCTAGTGGAGTCGAAGATTCTGGAGAATATGTTTGTGATACAGCTGACGCTTCAATATTCTTTCACCTTACTATTACAG AACCTCCGGTGCGGATTGTGTCCCCAAGTCAGTCCCAAATGGAACTGTGCCAGCAGACCTCTGAGAGGATGGTATTGAGCTGCGAGATTTCACGGCCCAATGCAGTGGTACGCTGGTATCGAGACGGACTGGAAGTGGAGGAGAATGACAACCTTATCTTAGAGGTGGATGGTGTCTACAGAAGACTTATTATACCAGAAACTACCGTCAAAGATTCAGCTGAATATGTCTGTGATACTGCAGATGAGTCTGTGACATTCTTTGTAAACATAGCAG AGCCTCCTGTTCGCTTCGTACGTCCAAGGAAGATGGCAGGAAGAGTGGACAAAGTGGTTGGGGAGACTCTGGTTCTAGACTGTGAGGTTTCAAGATCAAATGCCGAGGTCAACTGGAAGAAGAATGGGGAAGAAGTAGAAGACTCCAAAAATATCACCATCCTTGAGGATGGTGTCATGCGTCAACTAACTGTTCACTCACTAACAATGGAAGATGCTGGGAAATATGTCTGCGATGCAAAGGATGATGTGATGGATTTCACTGTAAACGTGCAAG agTTGCCTGTAAAAATTCTTGGAAAAACCGATGCAAAGACAGAAAAGCAGTTCTTAGTATCAGATGACATCATTCTTGTGTGTGAACTATCAAGACCCAATGCCTCAGTCAGCTGGTACAAAGATAATCAGCTAATTGATAACACTGAGCGATACTGTAGCGAGGAGCAAGGCGTTTTCCGATCACTGGTTGTCTTAAATGCTGGGCTTGAAGATTCAGCAGAGTACACCTGTGATGCAGTGGACGATAAGATGGTCTTCTATATCACTGTCAAAG AGCCTGAAGTGCAGATCATTGGGAACTCAGGCCACCCAGAGCATCATATCCTGGTAGAAGGAGATGACCTTATTTTGGAGTGTGAGGTGTCTCGGTCAAATGCCCCCGTTCAGTGGTTATGCAATGGCGTGATACTGAAACCAGACACTCGTATAAAAATTGACAGCTATGAAGTTGTGAGGAAGCTTGTCATCACTGGACTCCAGCCCTCCGACTCTGGTAAATACATTTGCGATGCCATTGATGACAAACTGACAACGATTGTTGAAGTCCAAG AGCTGCCAGTCAAGTTTGAgaataaaaaagcaaacaataaCGTCTCAGCCTATGAAAATGAGAGCGTTACGCTGCGTGCCATTGTGAGCCGAGAAAGAGCTAATGTTCGGTGGGTGAAAGATGGCCAACTATTGAACGGGGACAACATTCACATCTCCAGTGAGGGTAATACCCACAAGCTCACTATTAATCCCCTGCAGCTGTCAGATTCTGGGGAATATGTCTGTGACGTAAACACAGATGAGATGTATTTCAGTCTTTTAGTCAAAG aaatgaaagtgaaatTTATCCGACCACTGGAGAATGCTTTGTCTCTGGAGGGCAGTACCCTTATATTACGATGTGAGATAAACAAGCCCAAAGGAGATGTTCAGTGGCTAAAAGCTGGCCACGAGATCTCTCCAAGCCGTCGGCACACGATAAGGGCACAAGGCCGCGAACGAAGCTTTACCATCCACCAACTAGTGAAAGAAGATGCTGGAGAATATGCCTGTGAATCCACAGATGACAGGACCTCAGCTACTGTCACTGTAGAAA CTCCCCGTGTTGTTGAGTTCATAGCAGAGCTCCGTAACATCACGGTCTGTGAAGGAGAAGATGCAATATTTAAGTGTGTGGTCTCACCAGAGGACAGTCGGTTGGTGTGGAGCTTAAATGGCAAGCAAGTAACTCTAAATGAGCGCACTGTCACTTCAAGTAACGGACTATGCCACATGCTCTGCATCCACAACTGCATGGTTTCAGATAGCGGCAGAGTAACAGCTGATGCAGAGGGGTTGGTATCAGAGGCAGAACTCCACGTTCAAG AGCAACAGGTGTTGTTTACCAAGAAGATGACACCAGTTGTAGCTGAAGAGTACAGTGAGGCAACTCTAGAGGTGGAGGTGAGTCTGGATTCAGGAGAAGTGCAGTGGATGAGGCAAGGGGTGCTGATCCACCCTGGAGCCAAGAATACCCTGAAACACAAGGGCCGAAAACACAGTCTCACCATCTACAATCTGGCCATGTCTGACCGGGGCACCTACAGCTGTGAAACCCTCCATGACCGCACGCAAGCCCAGCTCACAGTGGAAC CTAGAAAAATCACAATCAAGAAAGGGCTGACTGACATTAaaaccacagagagagaaacagcatCTTTTGAGGTGGAGCTCTCCCATCCCGATGTCCAAGGAACCTGGATGAGAAACGCAATCCAGCTCAAGCCAACAAATCACTTCCGTATGAGTTCCAAAGGACAAGTCCACAGTCTCACTATCTCTAACCTATCAGTGGAAGACACTGGCACCTTTATGTTCTGTGTAGACAATCTGAAGACGACTGCGAGGCTTGTTGTGAAGG AGCCTCCAGTGACCATTTTCAGAAAACTGGAAGACCAGAAATTCCCTGACGGTGCAGTAATCTCTATCGAGTGTGAGCTATCAAGACACAATGTTGATGTGAAATGGATAAAG AACGGGGTTGAGCTGAAGCCAAGCAAGGACTTGCGAATTTATGCAATGGGAAGGAAACGGTTTCTTCAGATCATGAAATGTCATGTCAGTGATTCTGGCATGTACACCTGCGATGCTGGAGATACTACTACATCCTGCACTGTGGAGGTCTACG AGCGTGAGCTGCTCATCCTGCAGCGCCTGGTGGACGTGGACATCCAGGAAGATCAGAACGCGGTGTTTGTTTGTGAGGTCTCAGTGGAGGATGTGCCAGGAGAATGGTACAAAAATGGGGAGAGAATACAACCGACCAGCACCATCAAGATACGGCAGGAAG GGACCAAACATTTTCTTCTTATGTGCAATGTGAGAGCAGAGGACTCTGGAGAGATCAAGTTTGTCACCAGACATGTTGAATCTGTCGCTTCCCTGGAGGTGGAAG AGATTCCTGTCAACATTGTGAAGCCTCTGCAGGATACGACCGCCCTGGAGAAGAGCCGCGTGCTCCTCGACTGCACCGTGTCCAACCCCAGATGTAGCATCCGCTGGTACAAAGGCAGCAATGTCGTGCTGCCCTCCGAACGCTTTGAGATCTGCAGTGAAGGCTGTTATCGGAAACTGATCATCCAGCAGGTGGTGCTGGATGATGAGGGCACGTACAGCGTGCAGGTCGGAGAGTATACATGCTCTGCAAAACTGACAGTGGAGG CCCAGTCAGTGTTAATGGTGAGTGAGCTGAAGGATGTGGAGGTCACGGCCCCTGGTGAAGCCTGCTTTGAATGTGAGGTCTCAGTCCCTGTTCTCAAAGCTCCTATGTGGAGTCTGAATGGGGAGCCGCTACAGCCCAGCTCTCGGGTACGCCTGGAGAAGATGGGCACGGTCCACAGGCTGACCCTCAGACAAACCTCCCCGGACATGAGCGGAGTGGTGGAGTTCACCTCTGGGAAAGCACAAAGCAGAGCCCAGCTTCGGGTACTGA GTGATCCGTGA